One genomic segment of Chitinophaga sancti includes these proteins:
- a CDS encoding lipopolysaccharide biosynthesis protein, whose translation MNLRQILQHPLLKGGLIYALTDAINKAVPFLILPLLTFYLTPSDYGVVANYTVYTSILLVFAGINLHGTISVNFYKFDKEQVASYIYNLCLILAVSTVICFVAIALGGDLIRGFLPINNFYLLMGVMITLAQVITLFNMELWRLEEKPLSFGVYQITQTLLNFLLTLVFVISLKYRWEGRVWAIALSTFVYGIFSLGFIWRRGYLKPVYNKAYIKDALGFGLPLLPHAMSIWVRTGIDRVFLTKFYGTEATGLYATGFQFGLLLSFMNLAFNNAYIPYLYKNLGRENNEPLKRKLVFFTYAYGVVQVVLALILIVVSYFIVDHFLSKSYIEARDFISWSMFTQVFQGMYLMVACYYFYAKKTKQLAYITFSAALVQVGTSYYFIRHYGPIGAAYSATIIAVITFVAVLIFSNKVYRMPWLKPSLK comes from the coding sequence ATGAACCTCCGGCAGATCTTACAACACCCTCTTCTGAAAGGAGGCCTGATTTACGCGCTCACAGATGCCATCAACAAAGCGGTACCATTCCTGATATTGCCTTTGCTGACCTTTTATCTGACTCCTTCGGATTATGGAGTGGTGGCTAATTATACTGTATATACTTCCATCTTATTGGTCTTTGCCGGAATTAACTTACATGGTACTATTTCTGTAAACTTTTATAAGTTCGACAAGGAACAGGTTGCCAGTTATATTTACAACCTTTGTCTTATCCTCGCAGTTTCTACCGTGATCTGTTTTGTAGCGATTGCTTTAGGAGGCGATCTGATCAGGGGATTTTTGCCAATTAATAATTTTTATCTGCTGATGGGTGTGATGATCACACTCGCACAGGTGATTACACTGTTTAACATGGAGCTGTGGCGACTCGAAGAAAAGCCACTTAGCTTTGGTGTATACCAGATCACACAGACCTTGCTGAACTTTTTGCTTACGCTGGTATTTGTGATCAGTCTGAAGTATAGGTGGGAGGGGCGTGTATGGGCAATTGCGTTGTCTACATTTGTATACGGAATATTCAGTCTCGGTTTTATCTGGCGAAGGGGATATCTGAAGCCGGTTTATAATAAGGCTTATATTAAAGATGCGCTGGGTTTCGGTTTGCCATTGCTGCCGCATGCTATGAGTATATGGGTACGAACCGGTATTGACAGAGTTTTCCTGACGAAATTTTATGGTACAGAAGCGACAGGTTTGTATGCTACCGGTTTTCAGTTTGGTTTGTTGTTGTCCTTCATGAACCTTGCTTTTAACAATGCTTACATTCCTTATCTCTATAAAAACCTGGGTAGGGAAAACAATGAACCGCTTAAGCGGAAGCTGGTATTCTTTACCTATGCTTATGGTGTGGTTCAGGTAGTGCTTGCCCTGATCCTCATTGTGGTATCTTATTTTATAGTCGATCATTTTCTGTCAAAGAGTTATATCGAAGCCAGGGATTTCATCAGCTGGTCTATGTTTACCCAGGTATTCCAGGGTATGTACCTGATGGTAGCCTGTTATTATTTCTATGCGAAGAAGACAAAGCAGTTGGCGTATATTACGTTTTCCGCTGCGCTGGTGCAGGTAGGTACTTCGTATTATTTTATCCGTCATTACGGTCCTATCGGGGCTGCGTATTCTGCTACAATTATTGCGGTGATCACATTTGTGGCAGTATTGATATTTTCGAATAAGGTATATAGGATGCCTTGGTTAAAGCCGTCATTAAAATGA
- a CDS encoding oligosaccharide repeat unit polymerase yields the protein MKERKTYILVGFILLLYVVIILQNDNTHAVSLLNLLTFGAIVLISAIGVFEDQYPYSMKKFFWIFNLVFLGYIPTMQYLNNRYPWIGEKLSDDLVLKVNILVIICLLLFRFFYKYFSGKTITRQPTEKVADDVSKSRYYWIGGTLFFVFCALIIARSGGIVFVRSDLISATSDNAGNTTENLLVDKVARSWMLIYAIITIQLYKYKRVSLFWLVTILAATVLTNFPLALPRYLAATIYIGLALTYRRWFNNPNLFPIIIIASLFYIFPIMTEARHDYFSVEYVASNFSEISAKAYSSGDFDAYTMLCKTVEYTDLRGIVYGEQLSGVLLFFVPRSFWPDKPVGSGYFIGQKNGFYFLNVSCPYLAEGYLNFGIPGALLLVLLFALIFARLDKFYWTNVNRGIQLNFWILIYPTLLGMFFFMMRGDLLSSYAYTFGMVVTAYLVYLLVKKKAKKKKFRVGQDENFMPVTNQELFRLSSN from the coding sequence ATGAAAGAAAGGAAGACATATATACTGGTAGGATTTATTCTCTTACTCTACGTAGTAATCATTTTGCAGAATGACAACACGCATGCTGTGTCATTGCTGAACCTGCTGACTTTTGGTGCGATTGTTTTAATCTCGGCTATTGGGGTGTTTGAAGATCAGTACCCTTATTCGATGAAGAAGTTCTTCTGGATCTTCAACCTGGTATTCCTGGGTTATATTCCTACAATGCAATACCTGAACAACCGATATCCCTGGATAGGTGAGAAGTTGAGCGACGACCTGGTATTGAAAGTGAATATTCTGGTGATTATCTGTCTGCTGCTGTTCAGGTTCTTTTATAAGTATTTCTCCGGTAAAACTATTACCAGGCAACCTACAGAGAAGGTGGCTGATGATGTGAGCAAATCCCGTTATTACTGGATTGGCGGAACCCTGTTCTTTGTTTTTTGTGCGCTGATTATAGCCAGGTCCGGAGGTATTGTATTTGTGCGTTCTGATCTGATCAGTGCTACATCGGATAATGCGGGCAATACCACTGAGAACCTTTTGGTAGATAAAGTGGCCAGGTCCTGGATGTTGATCTATGCTATTATTACAATTCAATTATATAAATACAAGCGTGTTTCCCTGTTCTGGTTGGTGACTATCCTGGCGGCTACTGTGCTGACCAATTTCCCACTTGCGCTGCCCCGTTATCTGGCCGCTACAATTTATATTGGGCTGGCGCTTACATACAGGCGCTGGTTTAATAATCCGAATCTGTTTCCGATTATAATTATAGCTTCCCTGTTTTATATATTCCCTATCATGACAGAAGCACGGCATGATTATTTTTCTGTGGAATATGTAGCAAGTAACTTCTCTGAGATTTCTGCCAAAGCATATAGCTCCGGTGACTTTGATGCATATACTATGTTGTGTAAGACTGTGGAATATACGGATCTGAGAGGGATCGTATATGGTGAGCAACTTTCCGGCGTATTGTTATTCTTTGTTCCCCGTAGTTTCTGGCCCGATAAACCCGTCGGAAGCGGGTATTTTATAGGCCAGAAAAATGGCTTTTATTTCCTGAATGTGTCCTGTCCTTACCTGGCTGAAGGATACCTGAATTTTGGTATCCCAGGCGCTTTACTCCTGGTTTTATTGTTTGCACTGATCTTTGCAAGATTGGATAAATTTTATTGGACAAACGTAAACCGTGGTATTCAATTGAATTTCTGGATATTGATTTATCCAACTTTACTGGGCATGTTCTTCTTCATGATGAGAGGAGATCTGTTGTCATCCTATGCCTACACTTTTGGTATGGTGGTGACTGCATATCTGGTCTATCTTTTGGTGAAGAAGAAAGCCAAAAAGAAAAAGTTCAGGGTAGGGCAGGATGAAAATTTCATGCCTGTCACTAATCAAGAGTTATTCAGATTGTCATCAAATTAA
- a CDS encoding sialidase family protein, with amino-acid sequence MFRICCVIMLIALAGCKKSGNLVTYDDRLKLIDDNSIVVVNDDAEEQRKSEALVFKKDVLMANSQFPGGFGYPELLITQSGHWILSAVGHSVGLIDTDSATIALASSYDLGETWTLDSTLQEKVGEINISMPNMLDVGNNKRLLVFLAKNSSSDINLYVKASNDGGETWQPLININPLHDGYNVISNSKLIQLKSGRLLLPVAFAPEIYKYYNQTTMFCYYSDDYGLTWQKSRVYGASVPLQEPCVTELGNGKLLMAIRSTAGGVLFSTSSDQGISWSDISKSAINTPEAPETIVYSPTYNCLFMVWNNATYDPAIFDKRNPLTLAVSFDNGKTWEKKIDLENTTGYSYSYPSVKIAGKQLIITYNKYNKAGALPRIALAKVDIEKLIK; translated from the coding sequence ATGTTCCGTATATGTTGCGTAATTATGCTAATCGCGCTGGCAGGTTGTAAAAAGTCGGGTAATCTGGTAACCTATGACGACCGGCTTAAACTGATTGACGACAACAGCATTGTTGTGGTGAATGACGATGCCGAAGAGCAGCGCAAATCAGAAGCACTTGTATTCAAAAAGGATGTGCTGATGGCTAATTCCCAGTTCCCGGGCGGTTTTGGCTATCCTGAGTTACTGATCACCCAAAGTGGCCATTGGATCCTGTCAGCCGTAGGCCATTCCGTAGGTCTGATCGATACGGATAGCGCAACGATTGCGCTCGCGTCCAGTTACGACCTGGGCGAGACCTGGACCCTGGATTCTACGCTACAGGAAAAGGTGGGCGAAATTAATATTTCCATGCCCAATATGCTGGATGTAGGGAATAATAAAAGATTGCTGGTGTTCCTGGCCAAAAATTCCTCTTCAGACATAAATTTGTATGTGAAAGCCAGCAATGACGGAGGCGAAACCTGGCAGCCGCTGATAAATATCAATCCGCTTCATGACGGTTACAACGTTATTAGCAATTCCAAACTGATACAATTGAAATCTGGCCGGCTGTTGCTACCGGTTGCCTTTGCACCTGAAATTTATAAGTATTATAACCAAACGACCATGTTCTGTTATTATAGTGATGATTATGGTCTGACCTGGCAAAAAAGCAGAGTCTATGGGGCCAGTGTGCCGCTGCAGGAACCTTGTGTAACAGAGCTGGGCAATGGCAAACTACTTATGGCCATCAGGAGTACAGCGGGTGGCGTATTGTTCTCTACCAGCAGTGATCAGGGCATTAGCTGGTCTGACATATCCAAATCTGCGATAAATACGCCGGAAGCACCGGAAACAATAGTCTATTCTCCGACCTATAATTGCCTGTTTATGGTATGGAACAATGCCACCTACGATCCGGCAATTTTTGATAAACGGAATCCATTGACATTGGCAGTAAGTTTTGATAATGGCAAAACCTGGGAAAAGAAAATTGATCTCGAAAATACAACTGGCTACTCGTACAGTTATCCATCTGTGAAGATTGCCGGCAAGCAGCTCATTATTACATACAACAAATACAACAAGGCAGGGGCTTTACCCCGCATCGCACTTGCAAAGGTGGATATAGAAAAATTAATTAAATGA
- a CDS encoding right-handed parallel beta-helix repeat-containing protein, whose translation MKLLNWLLLGMLIACQTSQAATVYVSVNGNDRNAGTSATASLATVKGAVAKIQQLGGGTINFLAGTYYIDAPINLSGSTSIVFQPYNNANVIISGARLVTGKLSKKGNINILTPDDPSLLRKGALQLFAGEQRLKQAESPNDDNYFYIKSVTEDASGKKTVNLDTAANNLGSILKSTDGATVKVYTKWNFTQYPITSAAGKSFTSTGMAISKFTPWNSGTRVKIVNTLAALDDDGEFYTDGKTISFIASGTQIYAPTTDVLFNITGSGISFKNLHFKYSGCVLPDKGFDPQQAAAAYQAAIQADNASNLTFDGCSFEHFGYNVMWFRNNVHHVIVSNCLFSDMGMGAVKSGNYTAVSDPSQLTSDIKITNNIIKTGGRLNPAAPGITSFNVSDLTISNNDISDMFYSGISTGWTWGFKTTLNKNITISNNVIHEIGQGVMDDLGGIYTLGLNANSSITHNVVYDILCYRYGGWGIYLDQGSSDFTIQNNIVYNTNSGGFFLSQGRDNKVHNNIFANGRSYQMKIGAFDGKSVNNTITKNIIVGDGSSNWLDGYWSKMAINLDSNVYCSNAQNVQKIFANGDLNYWRKLSNKDKNSVVVANTKVEDEDVKSQSFVNNSLKQQIGFKNIDVQNAGVTAENSYKNTANIKRTSEVYWKSLNKHKFDPNQNGN comes from the coding sequence ATGAAACTCCTTAATTGGTTATTGTTAGGAATGCTTATTGCATGCCAGACATCACAGGCGGCAACGGTATATGTATCAGTAAACGGGAATGACAGGAATGCAGGGACTTCCGCAACTGCATCATTGGCTACAGTAAAGGGCGCTGTCGCAAAGATTCAGCAACTCGGTGGCGGTACCATCAATTTTTTGGCCGGCACATACTACATCGATGCACCGATCAACCTCTCAGGCAGTACCAGCATCGTGTTTCAACCTTATAACAATGCGAATGTAATAATATCCGGCGCCAGATTGGTGACCGGCAAACTCAGTAAGAAGGGGAATATCAATATTCTCACACCTGATGATCCATCCCTGCTGAGAAAAGGAGCGTTACAGTTATTTGCTGGTGAACAACGCCTGAAACAGGCAGAGTCACCGAATGACGACAACTACTTTTATATTAAAAGTGTAACGGAAGATGCCAGCGGTAAGAAAACTGTGAATCTGGATACGGCTGCCAATAACCTGGGCAGTATATTAAAGTCGACTGATGGTGCTACCGTAAAGGTGTATACGAAATGGAACTTTACACAGTACCCCATTACATCTGCAGCTGGCAAGAGTTTTACTTCGACAGGAATGGCTATCTCTAAGTTCACGCCCTGGAACTCAGGTACCCGCGTGAAAATTGTCAACACTTTGGCGGCACTGGATGATGATGGTGAATTTTATACAGATGGTAAAACCATTAGCTTTATAGCATCTGGCACACAGATATATGCACCCACCACCGATGTATTGTTCAACATTACCGGTAGTGGTATCTCCTTCAAAAACCTGCACTTCAAATATTCCGGTTGTGTATTGCCTGATAAGGGTTTTGATCCTCAGCAGGCAGCGGCTGCATATCAGGCGGCTATCCAGGCGGACAATGCCAGCAACCTAACTTTTGACGGGTGTTCCTTTGAACACTTTGGTTATAATGTGATGTGGTTCAGGAATAATGTTCATCATGTTATAGTGAGCAACTGCCTGTTTAGCGACATGGGTATGGGGGCAGTGAAATCAGGTAATTATACTGCTGTTAGCGATCCTTCGCAGCTGACTTCTGATATCAAAATTACAAACAATATCATCAAAACAGGTGGCAGATTGAACCCGGCGGCTCCAGGTATCACTTCTTTCAATGTCAGTGACCTGACCATTTCCAACAACGATATCAGTGATATGTTTTACTCCGGCATATCTACAGGTTGGACCTGGGGGTTCAAAACGACGCTGAACAAAAATATAACCATCAGCAATAACGTCATTCACGAAATAGGACAGGGCGTGATGGATGACCTGGGTGGCATCTACACGCTGGGACTCAATGCTAACTCTTCTATTACGCACAATGTAGTGTACGATATTCTCTGCTACCGATATGGTGGCTGGGGCATTTACCTTGATCAGGGTTCATCAGACTTCACCATCCAGAATAATATCGTGTACAACACGAATTCAGGTGGTTTCTTCCTAAGCCAGGGACGTGACAATAAAGTGCACAATAACATTTTTGCCAATGGCCGCAGTTACCAGATGAAGATCGGGGCATTTGATGGCAAGTCTGTAAACAATACCATTACCAAGAATATTATCGTAGGTGATGGCAGTTCAAACTGGCTGGATGGGTATTGGAGCAAAATGGCGATCAACCTGGACAGTAATGTGTACTGCTCTAATGCACAAAACGTGCAGAAGATCTTTGCGAACGGTGATCTGAACTATTGGCGCAAACTCTCTAACAAAGACAAAAATTCGGTAGTGGTAGCTAATACAAAGGTGGAAGATGAGGATGTAAAAAGTCAGTCATTCGTCAACAATAGTCTGAAGCAACAGATCGGATTTAAGAATATAGATGTACAG